The Maridesulfovibrio hydrothermalis AM13 = DSM 14728 DNA window CGCTCATATCCTTCCAGAGCATGTCATGTCCTTTGAAAAAACGGAAAGGTCTGACTTTGGCCAGCCAGCTGTCAATTTCATCCTGCGCAGCCTTACGCCGCTGTCCCGCCTCACAAACAAGCCTTAGAGCCGGTTGTGACTGGAATCGCCCACGCCATAGGGCTTTCATCCAGAACATAGGTCCGGGCTGCACGGCCATGAGACTCATTCGCGGATCGCGGTCCAGATTCAGACGCATAATTTTAGGAAATTTTTCAAAGTAATACCCTCTGCCTTCACCGGAAAATAAAACTGATCCTATAGGTGAAACGCGCGGAGTTCCATCTTCATCCACAGTAGCAACAGCTACATGGTTAACTTTACTGAACAATGCTTTAACATCTTCCCATGAAATATCAGACTGCATAATCAACCCCGTTATTAATCTGCCGGAATATTGTAAACTTCATCCAGCAACAGATTTATAATTTCACGCCCCTCTTCACCCATTATAGGCGGCGAGATCATCCGCGATCCCACAAAGAGCATGTAATCAATTTTTGAAAGCAGCTTCGCACGCTTCGAGTCTCCGCAGATTTCTTCAAATATTGAACACAGATAGTCCATGCGTATGCTGTCCACCTTTTGCAGATATTTCCGGGCAAGTGAATCTCGCTGCGCCCATGCACGGATGCTTATCTCTACATCCATAGAATAATTGACCGCAACGTCAATCATCTTTTTGTACCTCTCCTGCGCACTTCCATTTGATTCAAACTCTTTCATTCGCCCGATGGTCCAGACCTGCACCCAGTGCTCAAGCATACGCTCCAAATAATCTGCCCGATTTTTAAAATGGTGATAGAAAGACCCCTTTGTCACCCCGAGACGCTTGCACAAACCGTCAATGGTCAATCTGGCAATACTTTCAGCCGCCAGAAGATTCAGTCCGGCATCCAGTAAATCGTCGGCACTATGCCGAATATTAACTTTTTTACCCTTAACTTTTTCCACGCAATCAACCTCCTGAGCTACAATACCATACGGTATGGTATTGTGACAATATGCAAAAAATAAAGGCGATGTCAACTAACCCACACAAAAGAACCGCCTGTGGACGAGCCACAGGCGGTTCAGACAAACAACTTATGCTTGCGTAAAAAATACGAACTAGTTGTGTGGTCTTTCAACTCTAGGATGACATGCGTTGTTAGCACAAGGAGCAGTCGCAATATCGGTCTTGCCTTCCTTGTTCATTTTAACGTGACAACCACGACAGCTGATGTCGCTCTGGAGAGTATGGAAAGCCTTGAAGTAAGACTGAGGCTGACCTTTTTTAACCAGCTCATCGTGACAGCCTGCGGCCGCACAGCTCTTAACAGGGGTCTTTCCATCCCATGTGTGGTGACACTTCACACAGTTAACATCCTGATGGTCGAAGTGGGAAAACTTTACCTGTGCAAAACGTACTTTGTTCAGCACTTCAGGGCGTTTGAATTCAAGGCTTACAGGAAACCTGACAACCAGATCTTCAGTGATTACATCAGCAGAATCATTGGAGATGCTAGCAATCTCTTCACTGAGATTACTGGTAGTCGTTGCATAGATAATAACGAGAACGGCAAAGACAACTGCCATCCCAACATACATAAAATTCGTCTTCATTCTATTCCTCCTCAAGAAAGTCGTAACTTCCTACTTAAAAAATCGGATTATTTCAATAAAAATGAGTAGATGTACAAGCTCTGCAACGCTGCTCAGCAGCTGCAGACAGGACTACAAGAACAGGCTTGAGAAAAATTTCACACAAGTTATCTGACTGTAAAAAACAAAATAAAAACTGCAACAGCAAAACAAAACAGCAAAACACCTTAGATCTGCACAACTCAATCAAACAAAGTTATATAGCATACCAACTGAATTGAACATTCTAACAAAGGCAGTATAAATTAAGCAGCAAAAGCAATATCCACATTTATCCAAACTTAAATCAAAAAAACTTTATGTTTTTTCTATAACACCATATTTTATGACTCCAAAACTGTAATACGGTAGTTTTAACCGGGAAATTACACCCCGTCTTATGCCTCAAATAACAAAAAAGCTCCTTTCTGCAAGACAGAAAAGAGCTTTTAAAATTGAAACAATATAAAAATCTATTCGCGCACACCGGCCATAAGCAAGCCTATGTTATCAATTTTAGCCTGATCAGTAACAGAAAATTCGTCCATAACCTGACCGCAATACATAACAGCAACGCGGTCAGCTAACTGCAAAGCTTCACCAAGGTCACCTGTTACGAGCAAAATTCCGGCCATTTTACGAGCATCTAAGAGTTTATTCCAGACTTCTTCGGTGGCAGAGATATCAAGCCCCTGAGTGGGCTGTTCTGCAACTATAAGATGAGGCTGACGATACAACTCACGGGCAAGAACCATCTTTTGCAGGTTACCGCCGGAAAGCTGCCATGCTAAAGCCTGAATACGGCCGGGCCGGACATCATACTCTTCAACAAGCTTCTGTGCTACCTTAGCAGCCTTATCACGTTGCAGGATCGGTCCTGTGGAAAATCCCTGACGGGTTGTAAGCAGCATATTGTCCACAAGATCAAGATTACGGGCAGTGGCCAGATCAAGGCGGTCTTCGGGAATATATGACATGGAGTTATTCCATTTCATTTCAGCGAAAAACTTACGCCACGGCTTGCCCATAATGAAAATTGTATCTCTGGGAGGCTTGCACATTCCGCACACGCCTTCCACAAGCTCCTGCTGCCCGTTACCGGCAACGCCGACAATAGCAAGTACTTCTCCCCTGCGAACTTCAAGGTTAATACCACGCAGACCTATTCCGGTCATATTCCTGACCTCAAGAACCTTCTCGCCGATCTCAACCTCTTCCTTGTTCACTTCAAGAAGAACTTCTTTACCAACCATACGGCAGGCAAGATCCGCTTTGGAAACAATCTTATCACGCGGAACTTCAGCATCAATCTCGCCACGGCGCAAGATAGCAACCTCGTCAGCGATAGCCATAACTTCTTCCAGCTTATGACTGATAAAAACAACTGACTTACCTTGTCTGGTCATTGCCCAAAGAGCCTCAAACAGACGAAAAGCTTCACGCGGGGTAAGCACTGCCGTTGGCTCATCAAAAATCAGCACCCGGCTTTCACGGTATAAAAGTTTGAGGATTTCCACCCTCTGCTTTTCACCCATGGAAAGATCTTTCACCTGCGATGAAGGATCAATTTCAAGTTCGTAGTCCTCAGCCAGCTTGCGAACCCGCTCGTTCATCTCTTTTCTGTTAACAAAAAAAGAGCCTTCCTGACCGAGAAGCACGTTCTCGGCAACGGTCATGGTATCCACCAGCATAAAGTGCTGGTAAACCATGCCGATACCGGCCTTGATTGCATCTTTGGAAGTTGCGAAATCTACACGCTTTCCATCAACTTCTATATGCCCTTCATCAGGTCTGAAACGTCCGGCCAGCATGGACATGAGCGTACTTTTTCCGGCTCCGTTTTCACCGAGCAACGCCTTGATACGGCCCGGATACAGATCAAGTGAAATAGCATTATTAGCGACGACTTTACCGAACCGCTTAGTAATTCCTTTAAGAGAGATAAGCGGCGCGCAGCCTTCAAATCCAGTAGCCATCTGACACTCGGGACGGGTAAAATCCTGCTGTGAACTCATGATACTCCCCTATCCCTCCGGCTCGATGTTGATTCCCAGATGCGCAGGAGCATTACCGCTGCGCCCTCTGACAGCGGAAAAGATCAGCACCACAATTGTCAGCACGTAAGGCAGCATCAGCAGCAGGGATGACGGAATGTGCGTACCGACAGCCTGCAAACGAAGCTGAAATGCCATAACTCCGCCGAACAGATAAGCTCCGAATACTGCGCGGCCAGGTCTCCAGAAAGCGAAAATAACCAAAGCGACTGCAATCCATCCGCGGCCTCCTGAAAGACCGTTTGCCCAGAGGTGTGTATATGCAAGTGACAAATAAGCTCCCCCGAGACCGATCAGAAATCCACCGCCCAGAAGCGCAATCCAGCGCAGTCTAATAGCTTTAAGACCTACAGCAGCAGCGGCAGCCGGCTTCTCACCTACAGCGGTGATAGCCAGACCGATGCTTGTCCTGTTCATGAAAAGCATAAACAGCACCGGAATAATAAATGATACATATACCAGCGCATCCTGCTTGAAAAAGATATCACCAAGATACGGGATGGAAGAAAGAAACGGAACAGAGAACTTATCAAAGCCCTCAATGGCCATACCGATATACGGGGTTCCCAGAAAATTACACAGCCCTACACCCAGAATAGTCAAAGCAAGGCCGGATACAACCTGATTACCAAGACAGGTAATACAGACTATGCCGTGCAGCATAGCCATAACACTTCCGGCAAGACCGCCGCAGAGAAATCCCAGCCATGCGTTACCCGTTGTCAGGCTGACAACAAATGCAACAAAAGCCGCCATACTCATTATCCCCTCAACGCCGAGGTTGAGTATGCCGCCCTTCTCAGTGAGAATCTCACCGAGAGTTGCGTACAAAATGGGAGTGCCGGACTGAACTGTGGCAGCCAGCAGGGGAACAATGAAACTTTCCAGCATATCTATATCACCCAAAAAGGTTAGAGGCCGAACCGTGAGTCAGGCATTCTACTTTTTCTTAACAATCTTATATGTAACCAGCATCTGACCGGCAAGAACGGACATAAGGATCAGCCCTTCCATAATGGAACCGAATGCTGCGGGAATCTGAAGCTCAAGCTGCATGTTTTCCACACCGACCCTGAGAGCAGCCAGCAGATAGGCAGCAATACCTATATAAAGAGGATGCAGCCGCGCAAGCCATGCCACAACAATAGCAGTGTAACCATACCCGACCATAATACTGGGCTGGAGTCTGTTCACGGTAGCTGAAGTCTCAATGCACCCGGCCCATCCGGCCAGTGCACCGGAAACAGCCATAACAAAAATTGTCAGCATTCCATAGGGAAGGCGCGAATACATGGCTACTTTAATACCTTCGCCGGCAACCTTTATCTCATACCCTAAACGGGTAAAACGCATAAAAGCCCACATGGCAATCCCCGATCCG harbors:
- a CDS encoding pyridoxamine 5'-phosphate oxidase family protein, with translation MQSDISWEDVKALFSKVNHVAVATVDEDGTPRVSPIGSVLFSGEGRGYYFEKFPKIMRLNLDRDPRMSLMAVQPGPMFWMKALWRGRFQSQPALRLVCEAGQRRKAAQDEIDSWLAKVRPFRFFKGHDMLWKDMSDLREFKVIRVEPVELGRMNP
- a CDS encoding TetR/AcrR family transcriptional regulator, which codes for MEKVKGKKVNIRHSADDLLDAGLNLLAAESIARLTIDGLCKRLGVTKGSFYHHFKNRADYLERMLEHWVQVWTIGRMKEFESNGSAQERYKKMIDVAVNYSMDVEISIRAWAQRDSLARKYLQKVDSIRMDYLCSIFEEICGDSKRAKLLSKIDYMLFVGSRMISPPIMGEEGREIINLLLDEVYNIPAD
- a CDS encoding cytochrome c3 family protein; the protein is MKTNFMYVGMAVVFAVLVIIYATTTSNLSEEIASISNDSADVITEDLVVRFPVSLEFKRPEVLNKVRFAQVKFSHFDHQDVNCVKCHHTWDGKTPVKSCAAAGCHDELVKKGQPQSYFKAFHTLQSDISCRGCHVKMNKEGKTDIATAPCANNACHPRVERPHN
- a CDS encoding ABC transporter ATP-binding protein, whose amino-acid sequence is MSSQQDFTRPECQMATGFEGCAPLISLKGITKRFGKVVANNAISLDLYPGRIKALLGENGAGKSTLMSMLAGRFRPDEGHIEVDGKRVDFATSKDAIKAGIGMVYQHFMLVDTMTVAENVLLGQEGSFFVNRKEMNERVRKLAEDYELEIDPSSQVKDLSMGEKQRVEILKLLYRESRVLIFDEPTAVLTPREAFRLFEALWAMTRQGKSVVFISHKLEEVMAIADEVAILRRGEIDAEVPRDKIVSKADLACRMVGKEVLLEVNKEEVEIGEKVLEVRNMTGIGLRGINLEVRRGEVLAIVGVAGNGQQELVEGVCGMCKPPRDTIFIMGKPWRKFFAEMKWNNSMSYIPEDRLDLATARNLDLVDNMLLTTRQGFSTGPILQRDKAAKVAQKLVEEYDVRPGRIQALAWQLSGGNLQKMVLARELYRQPHLIVAEQPTQGLDISATEEVWNKLLDARKMAGILLVTGDLGEALQLADRVAVMYCGQVMDEFSVTDQAKIDNIGLLMAGVRE
- a CDS encoding ABC transporter permease, translated to MLESFIVPLLAATVQSGTPILYATLGEILTEKGGILNLGVEGIMSMAAFVAFVVSLTTGNAWLGFLCGGLAGSVMAMLHGIVCITCLGNQVVSGLALTILGVGLCNFLGTPYIGMAIEGFDKFSVPFLSSIPYLGDIFFKQDALVYVSFIIPVLFMLFMNRTSIGLAITAVGEKPAAAAAVGLKAIRLRWIALLGGGFLIGLGGAYLSLAYTHLWANGLSGGRGWIAVALVIFAFWRPGRAVFGAYLFGGVMAFQLRLQAVGTHIPSSLLLMLPYVLTIVVLIFSAVRGRSGNAPAHLGINIEPEG